From Paenibacillus thermoaerophilus, a single genomic window includes:
- a CDS encoding response regulator transcription factor → MKKIVRVAVVDDHPLMARATGQLLENIDSLELVGIAEDGKSCLELVERERPEVVFLDYQLPDCTGTQLIQELKTRHPQIRIVVFSGVDISDMLLTFLGLGVSGVISKETDETTLRAMIVCILNHQIVLPRSLLTKLKLPVPDVTQEVELTENEVIIMSMVVKGATHEQIAERIHASKRSVDNYLKRIYDKYGVQTRIQAVERFIRSQYYVADAAGKED, encoded by the coding sequence ATGAAAAAAATCGTGCGGGTCGCCGTGGTCGACGATCACCCGCTGATGGCCAGAGCGACGGGACAACTGCTTGAGAACATCGATTCGCTTGAGCTGGTCGGCATCGCGGAGGACGGGAAATCTTGCCTGGAATTGGTCGAACGCGAACGGCCCGAGGTTGTTTTTCTCGATTACCAGCTTCCGGATTGCACGGGGACGCAGTTGATTCAGGAGTTGAAAACGCGGCATCCCCAGATCCGGATCGTCGTGTTCAGCGGGGTGGACATCTCGGACATGCTTCTGACGTTTCTGGGGCTGGGCGTAAGCGGGGTCATCTCCAAGGAGACCGACGAGACGACGCTCCGCGCGATGATCGTCTGCATTCTGAACCACCAGATCGTGCTCCCCCGCTCGCTGCTGACCAAGCTGAAGCTGCCGGTGCCGGATGTGACGCAAGAAGTCGAGTTGACCGAAAACGAGGTCATTATCATGAGCATGGTGGTTAAAGGGGCCACCCACGAGCAGATCGCGGAACGGATTCATGCCAGCAAGCGTTCCGTCGATAATTATTTGAAGCGGATTTACGACAAATACGGCGTGCAGACGCGCATCCAGGCGGTCGAACGGTTTATCCGGAGCCAGTATTACGTCGCCGACGCGGCGGGCAAGGAGGATTGA